taagaatatatgaGTCAATACTGATATGAATGAAGGAGAAGGGAAAGCCCTGCTTTACAGTAAAATACCAACTAATAAGTAGAGAAAGTATGATAGAAAATCACATCCCACAAAAATAATTGGCCTGGACTCTTCAAAAAAGATCAAGatcaaaaatgataaagggtaAAGATTCCAGATTAAAGGAAACTAAAACGACATGATAACTACATGCAACGTATGATCCTGGGCAGGGCACAGGTGGCAGAGGAGTACAGATAGTCCAGATAGATATCAATAGTACAGATAGTACTATTTCTGTAATAGTACAGACAGTACTTATAGTAGATGAGGGAATACAAAAGGCAATGGTTGAGACAACTGACAAAATTTAAACACGGTCTATGGATTACAGAACAGCATTAGCTCAATATTACATTTCTCAAATTTGGTCATTTGTACTGTAGTTGTATAACAGAAtatccagctgggtgcagtgattcacacctataatctcagcactttgggaggctgaggcaggcggatcacttaaggtcaggagtttgagaccagcctggccaacatggtgaaaccccatctctactaaaaatacaaaaaaataataataataataattagccaggcgtggtggcatgctcctgtaatctcagctacttgggaggctgaggcagaagaattgcttgaacctgggaggcggaggttgcagtgagccaagatcacaccactgcactccagcctgggtgactgggcgaaactacatctcaataaaaaaaagacagaatatcCTTGTTCTTAGGAAAGATATAATGGAAAGAATACTGAAGGATATCAGGGTAAAAGGGCAAAAGGTAAACAATTTGTGAATTTGAGTAAAGGGAGTTCCTTATATTAGTCATGTAATGTTTCTGTAAGTTTGTAATTATACCCAGAATACCTCATTAAATCCCACCCCTCTGGACACCAACTCCCCTGTTGCAGAGGCTGTTTGCTGATGAGGGGTTACCTTGCATATTAAATGGAAAGGCTCCAGTGAAGAAAAATGGCTGGAATGCTGGCGCTGGTCCTGCATACGTCCCATTTTGAGGCTCCAGAGACATTGGTGGCTTGGACGGGACAGAAGAAAACAGGGAGCGGCTCTGACTCACTGGTGGCTGACAAACAGGACCCGGTTTTGTGCTTTCTGGTGTTCTGAGTATGGCAGAGGGGGCCGACACATCACCATTCTGAACTAGTGCCAAAGAGGTGTGGTCCCGGGGAAAGGCCCCTAACAGGGGAGGTTCCCCAGGGGGAAGCAATGGAGGTGAGCCATCTGCAGGGGGTGATGCACGGGGTGTGGAGGGGCCCCCATTCTGCATCTGGGCTGAATCCTCTGCTGTGGGTGTATAGATAAAAGGGAAGGCTGGGTTGGCCAAATAGTTGGGAACAAAGGGCAGTTCTGACTCCTTCTTCAGCTGGGGGAGAttgtcatcatcctcatcatcatcttcttccacttaaaaagaagaaaagagaaatttacACAGTCCTTTCAAAATTATCAAAACAAGGTGTCTTTTGGAAGTGGTATCTTTCGGTATGTGACATTGGTCAGTGTCAggccagaagaaaaaagaatatttcattagGTTTGTGATTaccatttttatcattatttaaattttacaaataaaaaaataaaaccttacaaTGCTGACCTCCCCAGAAACAACCTGGAATTACTATCTTGGCACAGTAATTTGCTTTTAGAAATAGAACAGTTGCCGGGAGCGGTgcctcgtgcctataatcccagcactttgggaggccaaggcaggcggatcacctgaggtcgagagtttgagaccagcctgaccaacatggtgaaaccctgtctctactaaaaatacaaaattagccagatgtggtggcacatgcctgtaatcctagctactcgaacctgggaggcagaggttgtggtgagccgagatcacggcactgcactccagcctaggcaaaagagctAAACTCcgacccaaaaaaaaaagaaaagaaatagagtagTTGTTTGACCAGCATTAAGAATGTAGCCAATAATACCACAAGTCTTCAATGAGTCTGACAAAATCAAAAGTTCCTCCAAACAGACTCACCTCCCATaatcttcctgatttctctccTTGATGTTAACTGGACTGGCATTTCTCCTTTTGTAGTAAGAATTTCTTTGTCAGCTCCTGATTTTAACAAGTAAGAGACCACCTGACCATGGTTTCGTTTACATGCCCAGTGTAAACAAGTCCTGTCCCAACGAAAAGAATGATTGAAAAAGAGGAGAAGTGATTTGGGATTTCAGATTCTAAACATTAGTAAATAATGTATACACAAGCCTGTTAGAGTTCAGCTAGAACCAGGTAACCGGGCTGGTAATCTCAACTTTTCACAAAGCTGAtgatcaaaatatttaatatgcttaaattttgtttttaaatttcatttctggCTCCTGAGAAAAACTAACTTAACCTAGGAGTTTTAATTTCAATAGCCTCCAAAAGGTAAGCTTACTGGCTGGCTAACTCCAATGATACCGTGGAGTATACTCTATCAGTATCACTCATTAGATCATCTCAgtctctgaagatatttttctattGCTATATTCCTTTTCAGGGACCATGGAAACTCACTTCATATGCCACCTGAAGATTCAATATTATCAGGCTAATAACCATCTCCTATCAGcagcttgctctgtcacttaaattattattatgaCAGCAGACATTCTTGTCTGAATCCCAGTTgctcactttctttttccttcttacttttctttccttaacacacacacaaaggatttccaaatttccatttttaaaaagttggcttCTCTAGTTCCCTCCAGAAGGCTAAAAACATATCCTCATCTGTGTAAACATAAGGCACTGCACACATACTTCAATTCCTGAGgtacttaaaaaatatacatcaaCAACCAAAATTCTTCAAGAACAGGTTCTTCTAACATATCAGACTCATTTAAGTAAAACTAATCACTCAATATTGTACACAGAGGAAGCAATTCTGCACACTCTGAAGGGCTACTATTTTAATACTGTACAGAAACATAATCAGCATGCCagcaaaaactccatcttaaCAGAAATGAAAGATTCAGAGCAACTAAATCCATCCCTAGGTGCCAAAGCTGACTGTATATTATGGAAGGAAAATACTTTTCGTCCCTGTGTTTTGAAATGTCTTCTTTCACCAACTCTCTAATTGAACTGAGATAAATATCTTCAGAGCTCTTATAGCCAAATACAGAAATGAAGATTAGAACAAATGTTCAATAGTGAAGGTTAGTTAGTTCACTAACCTGGGAAGTATAATTATTGGGAAAGTTTATACGATTCCAGGAAAAAGCTGATTTGCCCTGGGCTTAACATTACTAACTTACAGAAAGTTAGCATGTCTGGCTGGCTGGGAGCAATTCCATTGATGTCTCAGAGTGATATTCTACATTATGGTTCATTAGAATTAGATTATCCAGGTTCCTTTAAGGTGTATTCCACGATGCAATGACAAAATTATTGCTAATTTGGGAAAAATAAGAGTCTTGTTAAGTTTGGGAGAGAAGAGTCTTGATCAAGCTCCCTGAAGGCAAGGAAGTGTTTGCTTGGCACATATACATGCTTAATTAATATTTACggaatgggccaggcgtggtggctcacacctgtaatcccagcacttagggaggccaaggcaggcagatcacttgaggtcgggagtttgagaccagcctgcccaacagggtgaaaccccgtctctactaaaaatacaaaaattcatgtgatggtgcacgtctgtaatcccagctactggggaggctgaggcaggagaattgcttgaacccaggaggcggaggttgcagtgagccaagattgcaccactgcactgcagcctgggcgacacagcaagactctgtctcaaaaaaaaaaaaaaaaagtaccaaatgAGTAAACTAAGGATAAAGTGGACCTTGCTTGAAGTAGAAGGATCCAATTTACCCTTGATTCTGGGCAAACTGCAACcttgagtgtgtttgtgtgtggatgtCTGTGGCACAGGCTTAAAAAGTGCACAATTATAATGATAAGTGAGCcctgaaaaatgaatgaagcatGATGAGAAAATATGCTCCCTTTTGGGAATAAAATGCTCACTTGCTAGTGGTAGATGACTTGTTCATGACAAGCTGGAGAGTAAAGGAGGTAATTTACTACCGGTGGGTCTGAGAGACTCTGGGACAAGCCAACTTGCTAAACTACCACCCATGTAAAGCAGGGTTGAGCCAACATAGCATGGCCCCCACAGCCCTGTGCCTTAGTAATCATCATTTACAGTACAGAGCTGTGTGGCTCGGGGCAGCCATAACTCAGAGCCCCTGCAGCCAGGTAATATTTTCAAGTTCTTCACGAACCAAGGGTTATGCATGACACTTGAATTACAACTGATGTGGGGGAATGATTAGTGACCAATCTAATTGATAGATTACTCTATCTTTGAACTTCAACTCCTTAAGCTTTACATTTGCAGTCAGAATATCTTATTAGTGTCGGAAACTATTTCAGACCTGAGGCACTGGGTGTCATTCATCAACTGGGCATCACTCATTGGTGCTGAAATTGTGATTACTGAGCAACTAAGAATTGAAAGCAGTCACCATTCTGCTTTGCAATGCAAGACAGTACGTTTTATGAGGGTAACCTTATATTCCATTACACGGCATATTGCTtcataataagaaaacaacaatGGCTAACACAGGTATAACGCTTTACATGTTGGACATTGTTCTAAAGGCAttacatgtattaacttatttaatcctctaaACCCATGAGGTAATACTATTGTCAACAttccccccattttacagaagaggaaacagacatcagcaaataaataagcaaagcaCACAGTACGCTAGGTGGTGAAGTGTGACAGCAATAGTAAAGCAGGGAAAGGCATTAGGGGAATGCCAGAGGTTGGAAAGGGGCATTGTGCAACTTAAAACTGAGGGCCCAGGAAAAGCCTTGCCACGAAGGTGACATCTAAACTAAAATCTGAAGGTGGTAAGGAAGCAAACCATGTGATATCTGGACGGAAAGCATTTAAGAGAGTGGGAAGACAAAACGCAAAGATCTTGAATCAGGACTGTCTGGTATTCCAGAGAAAGCAAGGAGGCCAGGGGAAAAAGGTAAGCAGAAGGGCAAATCCCATGAGATTAGCACAGAGGTAAGGAGGGAAGATGTGGGGACAGGAAATAGAAACTGTAGGGCCCTGTAGGCTTTTACTGAGTGAGATAGGAGCCATTTTTGAGCAGCGTGAAATGAGCTGACTTATGTTTTAAGTCAGGATCCCTCTGACCACTGTGTTAACTAAGAAGACTGTATGATATAAGCTTAGGAGCAAGGACACTAGTAAGAGGCTATTGCAATAATCCAGGTGAAACAATGGTGGCTTTGTACCAGAGGTGTAGCGGTAGGGTTAGTGAGAAGTAGTCAGATTCTGACTGTATCTGAAGGTGGAGCTCACAGAATTGGCTAACTGGATGTCGGTTGTGAAATACAGGAGGCAagcaggaggcaggcagggtGCCAAGGGTTCCGGCCTGAGCACCCCTGAGAGGCTGAGGACTCAGAGCAGCAGGCTTGAGGTGGTAGAGGGATGAGGGGAGACTTGGAATTCAATCTCggacatgttgagtttgagggGCCTATTAGACAGTTCCTCCAATTAAATCTacaagaggccgggtgcggtggctcatgcctataatcccagcactttgggaggccgaggcgggcggatcacctgaggtcaggagttcgagaccagcttggctaacatggtgaaaccccatttctactaaaaatacaaaaaattagccaggcgtggtggcacacacctgtaatcctagttacttgggaggatgagacaggagaatcacttgaacccaggaggtggagggtgcagtgagccgagatcacgcgttgcactccagcctgggtgacaagagtgaaactccatctcaaaaaaaaaaacaacaaacaagcaaaacaaacctATAAGAAGCCTCTTCAGGCTGCCTCAGAATCACTTCACTAACCACCTGCTATGGGGCAGACATTGTGTTTAGGAGGGTAGGTCTGGAATCAGATACCAGATTCGTCTTCTGGCTCCACTAGTTACTGTCAATCCTATGACCTTGGGAAGGGGCACTGTGCAAAGTGAGGAAACGACTTAcgctttctgggcctcagtttctttatctgtaaatggaGAGAACAATAACTATGTCCCCAGGTAGTTGTGAACAAGCTAACacatgtaaaacacttagaaccCTATCtgagctggctgggcgcggtggctcacgcctgtaatcccagcactttgggaggccgagtcaggcggatcacaaggtcaggagatggagaccatcctggctaacacagtgaaaccccatctctactaaaaatacaaaaaattagccgggcgtggtggcgggcgcctgtagtcccagctacttgggaggctgaggcaggagaatggcgtgaacctgggaggcggagcttgcagtgagccgagatggcgccactgcactccagcttgggcgacagtgcgagactccgtctcaaaaaaaaaagaaccctatCTGTGCTGCAAAGCAAgttcaacaaatgttagctatttatTTTATGCTTCATCTCATTAAGGGCTCACAATACTCTTCTGGAACAAGTAGAAAATGAAGCAACTCGGGCAAAGTCCCATAGCTAGGCAGGAATGGAGGAGAACCTGCAGGAAAGACCAGGCTCCTTCTACACAACACCGCCTCCCAGTGCCAAAATGGTAATTCACAGCTTTGAACCAGAGCAATGCTGAGAAGAGGTTACATACACAGCAGCAAGTTTGCAAagacctgttaaaaaaaaaaaagaacaaaaaggtagTATCCACTGTTTCCTGGCCTTCTGGACAGCTGTCCAGGCTGTTTTCTTTAGGGAAATTaggtagaaatttttttcttttaagactggggtctcgctatgttgcccaggctggtctcaaacttctgggctccagtgatcctcctgccttggcctcccaaagtgctgggattacaggcgtgagccaccaggtccCACCAGGAAgatagacctttttttttttttttttcagacagagtctcgctctgccgccaggctggagtgcagtggtgtgatcttgtctcactgcaacctccgactccctggttcaagtgattctcctgccgcagcatcccaagtagctgggattacaggcaaacaccgctatccccagctaatttttgtatctttagtagagacggggtttcatcatgttggccagaatggtctcgaactcctgacatcgtgatctgcccacctcggcctcccaaagtgctgagattacaggcatgagccaccgcgcaggGCCCAGGTAGATAGACTTTTGAGGCAGTCTGGAAACCATGGTTCTGGTGCTAGCATATTAATAGTTATGTGGCCTAGGGCAAGTTATTCTCTGGGGTTGAGCCTCTCTCCATTGTCCCTTTCAGTTCCAAAATGGATGATTCCacttaataaaaaaaatgtaaactcacttttttttttttttttgaggtggaatcttgctgtgtcacccaggctggagtgcagtggtgcaatcttggctcactgcaatctctgcctcccaggttcaagtgattctcctgcctcagcctcccaagtagctgagactacaggcgtgcaccaccatgcccagctaatttttgtatttttagtagagacggggtttcatcatgttggccaggatggtcttgatctcctgacctcgtgatccgcccacctcagcctcccaaagtgctactcACTTTAATTCTAAGCTAGCAAAATAGTCTGGCTAAGCATTACctgaatcaaaattttaaattttaaatgcagaGAGCGGAATAATGCCACATTCAGTAACTTTAAGTTTTGACCACCAGCAACATCTTAAGATGAGACTCCTTATTTAATTGGGAAGAATTCAATCTGCAGGCAGACATCTAAAGTCTTGGGTGACATTCTGTATTTGAAATTGTAATAAGAAAACTGGCCGGGAAAGgtaggctcacatctgtaatcccagcactttcagaggccaaggcgggtggatcacttgaggccaggagtttgagaccaacctggccccatctctactaaaaataccaaaaaaaaaaaaaaattagccgggttgtGGGGgcgcacgcctgtactcccagctacttgggaggctgtggcaggaggagcaCCTGAGCcggggaggtagaagttgcagtgagccaagactatgccactgcactccaccccgcgtgacagggcgagaccctgtctcaaaaaaaaaaaaaaaaaaaaaaaaaaggaaagaaaaggaaaagaaagaaaatactccaTAGGATAAACAAATGAGTCTTCCCTCAAACAGGCAACTGTAGGCAAATCGGTTGCAGTGAAACAACAGAGAAGCAGAATGGTGGGTGAtgcaaatgtgtttttttttttcctggtcttgGCTAAGGAAATCGTGCTagtttataaaattcatatttgcTCAGTTGCTTATGCTTTTAGCTCTGCAAGATGTGTTCTCCAGAAGCACCTACGGCAAATTAACGCAACACTCGAATCGGGGTGAGCTCCAACGCACAGTCGCTGAGAATCACTGCCTCCAGCACCGCCCTGACCAAGTGAGCCGGGAGCGCGGGGGAAGGGGGTAGGGCACCAGAGTCCCAGTGGGCGCTGCCCCGAGACCACGTGGGCCGGGATTTGGGCAGGACGCGCTCCCGACCGCACGAGGCATGGGGGCCAGGGCTGGCCTCAAGTGGGCACAATCTCGGAGGCCCGAGGTGGCAGGCCTCGCCGTAGCCCGGCGTCCAGGGACAGCGCTGGGCCCAGGTCGCGACTGACTGCCCCACGCCTCGGACCGGCTGCCCTGACCCTAGGCCTCCCCCGCTCCCCACTTACCAGCCGTTGACCTCATTTTGAGAGTTCACATCCACCCCGCTCTCCACCAGTTTCTGCACCTCCCGAATGTCCCCTAAGGCCGCGGCCTCCCGCAGCCTCTCCTGCTGCTCCTTCTGCTCTAGGAGGGCGTTCATCTTCCCACAGCCCCAGGCCCCCGCCCAGGCCCgcctgccccgccccgcccgggGCCTGTCAGCGCCGCCGCCGTCGCCGCGGCCCGCTCCCGGCCATGGGGAGGGAGCGCGGAGCTCGCCCGCCCTGCTCGCGCCGCTGCCCGCGCCCGTCCCGGGACTTCCGCTCCCTCCCGCGGGCCGCCCCTGCTGCTCCCGGCCCGCAGGCCCAGGCCTCCTCCCCGGCCGCGCCTCCCGAAGGCCGGCTCCGGGGGACCCTATTCAGTGTGACAACCCTGACCCAGATATTTTCCGTTCCGACCCGGGGCTCCGGCGCCCGGGTTGGCTGTTTATGTAACTACTGCACAATATTATATGCCATGATTCATTGACTATTTTTAGACCTCCCCACCCCGCAGTTTAAGGGAGGAGGACAAGAcacatgaaaagagaaaaaagcatagTTGAGAGCCAGAAAAGCCTTATCCTCTGGTGCAGGCTGTTTACCAGGCATCCAAAATAATTGGTGGGTTCTTTTTGTTgggatttgggttttttttgttattttccccCAGTTTGGTTGGCTCCTTTTCCTTATCTGAGCTCATTCTTGCCCAGCAGGATGGGGAAATGGGCTGAAAATGATCCTACGATAATACGCCCATTATTACAGAGATAGATTACACTCTTCTTTTTGACAGTGCTTGGGGACAATTCAGTTAGAATATTTATTtcaattgttgttgttttacatcTCATTTTAGACAGGATTTCTTCTAACCTGGCTttcaggaaaaatatttatattgtgcTCATAGTTTATGAACTGTAATTACTGCTTACAGATTGTAATTAGTTACTCTTCATGAAGGCCAtataaggagaaaagaaaggaaaaacaccaAAGAGGCTTTGGAGGTGTCCTGGTCCTGATTCCAAGTGCTCTGGGAAGAGCTGTGGTGTACATGTAAACAACATTTTGCTTGACTTCTTGCCCGATCTATCTAATGAGGCTCAGAGCCTCAGTTGGCACTGTTTTATACCCAgtgggagaaaaaggaaatattattttgcTGAGCCCAGGTGCCCTGAAGAGATCCTCCGATGTGGCACAGGATGGAACTTTACAGATGGGGTCAGGATTAAGGAAATAGccctggggaggaagggaggaaggcctGAACAAGGAGAGATGAAATAGGAAGGGATAAATTTAGGCATGGAGTTTTCATTTCCGTCTCTTGGGGCTGCTAAGATCTGCACAGCAAGCATTTTTCTTGCTACAGTTTAAGAAAAACCAATGCCTGTTTGTTTAGTATGATACAGTAATTCACACAGTACACAGTGCACACCAGGTGGTGCTGAATATAAACTGACTACACACTTAAATTGACCCCCATGACAAATTGTAACCCTGCTTGAGCTTACATTTTCATTTGTTCCcccaatttaaattttaattctcaCATCCAGCATGATACTGCATCTGAAACTGACGTGTATGGCACTGGAATTGAGTCCTTCAACAcaatttgagtgacatgggagtAGGTAGTggcttgttgtttttgtttgtttgtttttgaggcagtctcactccgttgcccaggctggagtgcagtggggcgatctctcGGCTTCTTGCAACCTCTACGtctaggttcaggcgattctcctgcctcagcctcccgagcagctgggattacaggccagtgccaccacgcttggctaatttttgtatttttagtagacatagggtttcaccatgttggccagtctggtctccagctcctgacctcacgtgatccgccagcctggcctcccaaagtgctggaattacaagcatgagccactgcgcctggcctgtttttgttttttttggttgttgttttttgtttttaatggagttaAAAAAATTGTTCGTGACTGCACCCCAAAGTCTatgagttctctttttttttttttttttgagacggagtttcactgtcatcacccaggctggagtgcaacggcgtgatctcggctcaccgcaatctccgcctcccgggttcaagcgattctcctgcctcagcctcccgagtagctgggattacaggcatgttccaccatgcccggctaattttttatatttttagtagagacggagtttccccatgttggtcaggctggtctcaaactcccaacctcaggtgatccgcccacctcagcctcccaaagtgctgggattacaggcatgagccaccatgcccagcccccaaagTCTATGAGTTCTCTTTATGAGAGTTTGTCAAATGTCCCTTCCTTAAAAGGATTATAGCATGTACCCTACATAACTGCTGTATCCGTGAGTATTAGCAGCTCTTCTTAAACCCAACCTCTACTTACTCTGATTTCAGTCTTCTGTTTATTatcttcagattaaaaaaaacaaaattttatccaCAAACAAAACTTATGATCTTGGATATAACTGAATGTAACCTGCTGGCTGTTCTATTACTACTTCCATTTATCTCTACTCTGTCCTGTCTCTAGGGAACTGCCTAACTCACTGAACTGTATTAAGCATGTActgtttgccaggcactgttctagtcaCTGAGGATGCTGCTGCAAATGAATCAGAGTCCTTGACTTCGAAGAACAGTTTATCAGGGAAGACAAGGCGAACAATAGAATGTGCTATGCATTACAATAGAAACAATGTGGCATAGTGGTAGTGAGTGTGGAGACTGatgccagactgcctgggtttgccACCCATATAATCTTGAATGTGTTACTCAACTTTCTTGTGCCTCAAATTCTGCACCTGCAAAACAGGAATAATAGTAGCACCCACCTTGCATGAGTGTTCTATGGATTGAATGAATGGATATGTGCAAAGCCTAGACATCTTAAACATTCATTGGATCATAGGTGGGTTACAACAAGATTTACATTAGGGAAACGTAACCTGGCAGAATGGGAGGGCAGTGGTGGTCAAGAAACAAGGCTAATGTTTGAGTTTCTGGATGATTAGATGGTGGTGTGATTTACTGAGATTTGGGACAAAGGATGAAGAGAAGGTTTGAGGTTTGGTCATGAATTCACTTTTGGATCTGTTGACTTGAGCTTTCTGAGGACCTTTTAATTACTACTACTCTTTACTGTCTGCTACTATCAACTCATTGCCAGGCACTGCAAGAAGTGCTGTAcgtggattatctcatttaatcctcacaacaacccctcTGTAAAACAGGACCATCATTAttatctgaggctcagagaggtaattAACTTGCCCcaatgctggccaggcacggtggctcacgcctg
The sequence above is drawn from the Symphalangus syndactylus isolate Jambi chromosome 20, NHGRI_mSymSyn1-v2.1_pri, whole genome shotgun sequence genome and encodes:
- the ANKRD40 gene encoding ankyrin repeat domain-containing protein 40, whose protein sequence is MNALLEQKEQQERLREAAALGDIREVQKLVESGVDVNSQNEVNGWTCLHWACKRNHGQVVSYLLKSGADKEILTTKGEMPVQLTSRREIRKIMGVEEDDDEDDDNLPQLKKESELPFVPNYLANPAFPFIYTPTAEDSAQMQNGGPSTPRASPPADGSPPLLPPGEPPLLGAFPRDHTSLALVQNGDVSAPSAILRTPESTKPGPVCQPPVSQSRSLFSSVPSKPPMSLEPQNGTYAGPAPAFQPFFFTGAFPFNMQELVLKVRIQNPSLRENDFIEIELDRQGLTYQELLRVCCCELGVHPDQVEKIRKLPNTLLRKDKDVARLQDFQELELVLMISENNFLFRNAASTLTERPCYNRRASKLTY